In Pseudomonas alcaliphila JAB1, a single window of DNA contains:
- a CDS encoding TM2 domain-containing protein, with translation MQRQDTHSKLIGYLLWIFGFLGSHRFYYGKPVTGTIWFFTLGLFFIGWIIDLFLIPSMDREADLRFTAGDTDYNVAWILLTFLGVFGVHRMYQGKWITGIIYLFTGGLFLIGVLYDFWTLNTQISIKNAQRG, from the coding sequence ATGCAACGACAGGATACGCACAGCAAGCTGATCGGTTACCTGCTGTGGATCTTCGGTTTTCTCGGTTCCCACCGCTTCTACTATGGCAAGCCGGTCACCGGCACCATCTGGTTCTTCACCCTGGGATTGTTCTTCATCGGTTGGATCATTGACCTGTTTTTGATTCCCTCGATGGATCGCGAGGCCGACCTGCGCTTTACCGCGGGGGATACGGACTACAACGTGGCGTGGATCCTGCTGACCTTCCTCGGCGTGTTCGGTGTGCACCGCATGTACCAGGGCAAGTGGATCACCGGGATCATCTACCTGTTCACTGGCGGCCTGTTCCTGATCGGCGTGCTCTACGACTTCTGGACGCTCAATACGCAGATCTCGATCAAGAACGCACAGCGCGGTTGA
- a CDS encoding putative DNA modification/repair radical SAM protein — MQLIEKLTILADAAKYDASCASSGAPKRSSKGKDGIGSTNGMGICHSYTPDGRCVALLKILLTNFCLYDCQYCINRRSSDVPRARFTPEEVVTLTLDFYKRNCISGLFLSSGIIRSADYTMEQLIRVAKLLRQEHQFRGYIHLKTIPDAAPELIAEAGLYADRLSVNIELPTETSLVRLAPEKNVGSIHQAMHNIHLGEREAQEERRAPRFAPAGQSTQMIVGADATDDSTILHNAQSLYHDYRLRRVYYSAFSPIPQSPKTVPFEAPPLLREHRLYQADFLMRGYGFSATELLAGPGNLALDIDPKLAWALANREQFPVDLNRADESLIARVPGIGVLSARRLGALRRERRIRYEDLTRLRCVLEKAKPFIVTQDYRPPRAEHESVVLRQQLRDTPAQMALW; from the coding sequence ATGCAACTGATCGAAAAGCTCACCATCCTCGCCGACGCCGCCAAGTACGACGCCTCCTGTGCCAGCAGCGGCGCACCAAAGCGCAGCTCCAAGGGCAAGGACGGCATCGGTTCGACCAACGGCATGGGCATCTGCCACAGCTACACGCCGGATGGTCGCTGCGTGGCGCTGCTGAAGATCCTGCTGACCAACTTCTGCCTGTACGACTGCCAGTACTGCATCAACCGCCGTTCCAGCGACGTGCCGCGTGCGCGCTTCACGCCCGAGGAAGTGGTGACACTGACCCTCGACTTCTACAAGCGCAACTGCATCAGCGGCCTGTTCCTCAGCTCCGGCATCATCCGCTCGGCCGACTACACCATGGAGCAGTTGATCCGCGTCGCCAAGCTGCTGCGCCAGGAGCACCAGTTCCGCGGTTACATTCATCTGAAGACCATCCCCGATGCCGCGCCGGAACTGATCGCCGAGGCCGGCCTGTACGCCGACCGCCTCAGCGTCAATATCGAACTGCCCACCGAAACCAGCCTGGTGCGTCTGGCGCCGGAAAAGAACGTCGGCAGCATCCATCAGGCCATGCACAACATTCATCTCGGCGAGCGCGAGGCCCAGGAAGAACGCCGTGCGCCGCGCTTCGCCCCGGCCGGGCAGAGCACGCAGATGATCGTCGGCGCCGATGCCACCGACGACAGCACCATCCTGCACAACGCCCAGAGCCTGTATCACGACTATCGCCTGCGCCGCGTCTACTACTCGGCCTTCAGTCCGATTCCGCAGAGCCCCAAGACCGTGCCCTTCGAGGCGCCACCACTATTGCGCGAGCACCGCTTGTACCAGGCCGACTTCCTAATGCGCGGCTACGGCTTCAGCGCCACGGAGCTGCTCGCCGGCCCCGGCAACCTGGCACTGGACATCGACCCCAAGCTGGCCTGGGCGCTGGCCAACCGCGAACAGTTTCCGGTGGACCTGAACCGCGCCGATGAGTCGCTGATCGCCCGCGTGCCCGGCATCGGCGTGCTCAGCGCCAGGCGCCTGGGGGCGCTGCGGCGTGAACGGCGCATCCGCTACGAGGATCTGACTCGCCTGCGCTGCGTGCTGGAAAAGGCCAAGCCCTTCATCGTCACCCAGGACTACCGACCGCCGCGGGCCGAACACGAGTCCGTGGTGCTGCGCCAGCAGTTGCGCGACACCCCGGCGCAGATGGCCTTGTGGTGA